TttatcaaaatgaacttggtTTGACGTGACAGCTGGGAGTAAGCGCACACCTACCACCATTTTAAGTGCCTCCGGTTAGCCTCAAATAAAGTACAGCTGTTCTCGCGGGCAGGTTTCAGTTCAAAATAGTACTTGTCGGAGCAATAAAAAGTCTGCAAGAACATCTGAATTTTATTTGGGATTCATCACTTTCAAGCGGCGGTTTGTGAGTTCTAACTCCCCATTTAACATGCGGTTGCAGGGCTCCAGAGCGCCCCTGAATGGTGGCATGCTGCCCCTAAAATTTGAGACAGTGTACGTCGATTTTTCATCTACTCACGCATGTGCGGCCAGTAAAGTTGCTGATTTttagttgggttttttttttttttgttgctggcaAGCTTATACGCCACACGTCAGCACATTTATCAGTAATAAGGTGGAAAATGAGTGGAAATGTGAATATTGCAAGTTGATTTACTTATGTTTTCTTATTAAGATACTAAAATTTCAGGTTAGGGGACACTGTGCAGTGTGCACaatagtttattttaaaaaaaaaaaactgggttgAGTGAACCTAGTTCTAAAAGGATGtattgtgcaaccacatttgagttgtttaaattacaTCCTctttcaaaaagtttttttttttaaattaaagggaGCTTTAATGGTTATTGGTCAAATTAATGACGGATAGTTCAAAGTTTTGTCATGATTTATTGTAGGGTTTACATAATTACCATTTTCCAGCCAATGACTGATCAGCGATcaatgattttgtaaaaaaaaaacaaaaaaaaaacgctaactGATTCGATCAGAAGATGGAGCAAtacaaccattaaaaaaaataaaaaataaaaaaaataaaaaatttactctaTAGTCGACAGCCGTCATTTGCGGGGTCTAGGGACGAAAATGGAACGGAAATGAAAAGTATAATTGATGTCAATGGAAATGAATGGGGGGAAATTATTCAAAAAGAATACTAAACATTAACCTAAATATAACATATAATCTCTTGTTTTGCGGAACCATTTAAATACATCATTAATCACTGATTTTGCATAATATGCTACATACTATTCGATCCCGATCCAGCCGATCAGATCGGGGGAAAACAAGTGTAATTTTATGTAtatctatttcatttttttgtgtcacaAACACCTGGGATTGTAATCCAGTTTTATATTCAgtgtatattttcattttttattttttatttatttattttttttattttttttatttttttataaatatcgtGTGGATTCTCACAGAAGTAAAACTGGAACCACTGATGTTCCTGACTTATCAATGTCACTGAGGATTTTTTTTAGAGATAAAATTATGGATgcaatttgttttcattattattattagtattattattattattattattattattattattattatccaagtcagcattttttgttttatgagaaACACGAAGAATAACATGTAATGTTGTTGttcagaatgaaaaaaaaaaggtgaacatTCAGATAGTGTACTTGATTTGTGATGGACAGCAAAGATAAATCATTGATGcttttcttgtgtgtgtgtctgtgctcTTAATAAAGTTTTGATTGgattaatgtaatattaatgacTGAGCTGTGAGAAATAATGGAAGAGCCAATATAAAATCGTTAACTTCAATGTGCCAAGCTTCCAACAAACATTTTACTGCTGCGCTTTCGCTCTAACACACACGTCATGACCTTTCTGAGACCCCCTGACgctcttgtacaaaaaaatcagCATGGTAATTGCAAATACTCTGAGCAACATTAGCACAAGTACACACTAACGAGCCAcggaacacacacatgcacacgcacgtatAAAGAAAGAAGTGATATTCAGGGGAGTGGAAGCTCCCCGAGGGAGGCAGATAAAATTAAATAGCGGACTGTAATATTGAGCGCCAGGTAGGAAAGGTCATTACGAGACAAAAGTTGCTCAGGGGATTTCAGCGGCCAAAACAGAAGGTCATGTAAGTAACTGTGAGGCAGAGCCACTGACGAATATTCTTTATCGAGCAAGTGTGAGTGTCTCGCTCGTGATGACGGTCgtcttttttgggggaaaatgaGGGAGTCCATGCATATTTTCTATACACGTTATCTGGTCCATGTTCATAACTGAGCTGAAGCTTATCCGAGCTGACTTCGGGCAAGAGGGAGACTACACAGCAAACACTTTGAAGCAACATAGCCTGAGCCTAGAATCGAACCCAAGACCTTTCGTTGCGAGTCAGACATCAATAGCCCATTCTTCTGCTGATACAAGCAatgattatgttaaaaaaaaaaaaaaaataaaaaaaaataaaaaaaaaaaaaaaaaaaaaggatgttggtGAGTAACAGTATGGGCATACAGGCTTCTCATTAGATTGTGCTAGTGTagctaatatttaaaaaaataataataatattgaaaacaaaaatatccaaCTACTTTAGTATCAGTTCAAAGCGGCTCGAGGTGAACTCAGTGCACTAAGTTTAAAGAGTTATTGGACACTTCATGAATCAAGACTCCACACCTCCCCCCAATCGGATTCTCAGTAATATAAAACTAAGATCTACTACCCGATGAAAATCATTATAATAAAGACAGTGTAAAAACGGGCTTGCTGAACGAGACACATCAGGTGGATGGCAGTAAATGGCAGAATGacttttgtcaataaaattgaattAGATTGGATTTGGATGACTAAAAGTGATGTGCTGAAAACATATGTATGAGTATGTATGAGTATTATATTTATGAATTTAAACACTTTGTATCCAGACTTGTTTCAGGCCATGGACCGTTAATGGAAAATTAAATAGGACAGGCACAGGAAAATAACGTACAATTCAATCCCacatatgtttttgtttcaataaACATCTATATAAAACtatcacatacaaaaaaaatacaaataattatcataccaggaagttagttttttccaatatactgtaaatatattttgcaCAAGGAATATTGACAAATGAGAACCTGATCATAAATTCAATCttttaaatgacttttgttGAATTTGATTCAAACCTGGAACTTCCGAACTGTCCGTCAGACATTCAAACCATGAATCCACCATGCTGCCTCCGTAGAAATTAAAGTGTTCATTCTCTCACGTTCTTCTCTCATCACCGCTTGCCTGCCTCGCAACACCCACTCACTCCACTTGCAAAGATGCTCAGAATAAACCATTTGATTGGCTCAAGTCCCGTTCAAAGCACATGATTTGTCTGTGTATTTCCTGTATGCTAGCATTTACTGTAACCATAGCTACCGGAAAGCCCCAAATAGCCGCAggtttgttaaaataatgaaCTAAAGTTCAGCGTGTCAATCAAAAGATGACCAGAAGTAATGTGCTGGACAcattctgtgattggctggtgaccagtccagggtgtgccctgCTTGTTGCCGGAAGTCAACCAAAATAGGCCCCCGATCATCTGCGACCTTAAAAAGGACAaccgctatagaaaatggatggaactgGACACCTTTAAACTTGGTTAAAACACGCTAACGTTTAGCAGATGTTCCTGAAACaaccaatgttttttcttttctaacttCATGGCTTTGTGACAGAGGTTAATAGAAAGAAGCGAACGTTTCTGCAGAATCACACACGCAGTAATATGGATTTTCACGTCCGAAAGTGAAGATGAGGCAAAAGACGACGTGTCGGCTGAACCTCTGGGGCTTTATTGGCAACCGAATTACAGTGtaaagtggggaaaagagccaaAGCAGCAGAAATCACAACAAGCTCAGCTTGCCTGTCTTAGCATTTGTGTCACTATTGTGTAGAATTTATCAAGCTGTTTGTATTACCAGCACAATAAGAAGACACAGAGAATTCGAAATACAGGAAATACTACTTACCTCTGTTGTTACTATAGTGGACCAGATAACTGCGACAGTTAATAATAGCTAACTAATATTAGTCAAAGATGTATGCAATGTCATGTTACAGTGTATCTTACTACAGCAGTTATGTACATTCCATTTAAGGGAgaagaaaacatatttaaatataaagATGAGTACAATAAGAGTGCCAAGCTCAGTCAAGGCATAAAAATCCTAAACATGACCATCTGAATAATGAAAACTAAGTTATTAGTTAGGCATCCTTCTTGAATTtccaataacattttttttagaaaacctgaggaaaacactttttatgtttagaattgtgattattcttttttttggggggggggggggggggggcactgacATTTTTCCTACATCAATTACATAGATATTGTATCGTGgcttcaatgtatttatttttgttgtatcaTAATATTATCATTACTATGGATGAGTATTTGACTACATCTTCCTTGGCTAGTTGGGTAAGAAAACGAGCGACTGAATAACTggttaattgttttttatttatttatttatttttgaatagaTGGCAGAATCTCTCTGAATATTCTGAACTCATGTTCCCAAACCAGTGTCACAGTAAATAAAGAGAACAATGTTGTAGTCTTTCAttactgacatcacatagttttTCACAAGCCAGCAAGCTAGTTGAAAGAAGCGTATGGCCACTTCGTTTTGCCTCCATTAGCGCAACACGTTATATGATTAATCAACTTTTGACTTAATTCATAaggatcaattaatcaattgattTATACGTCTACCCTAATTCATGACTGTGGGCAAAAATCCTTATGAAACAGAAGACAACCACGATCTTAAACAAATGTCATTGTTTGCAGGTGAGGGGAGCATGTATGAATTagaagaaagaatgaaatgAGGCTTCTCACTTGATGAAAGAGCGACAATCTGATTAATACTagactgcatgtgtgtgtggtgtgtacAAACTTACCCAGCATTAGCCATGTCGCCTGGTGAGAGGGAGGAGAGATGTGTACTTCTTATTGCCACTTTTCCCACTCGACCTTCCTTCTATTCTTGTGCTGTAATTCACCACGTATATGCTGCTTTCATGTTGAACCTGTAGGGCAGAATACATTGAGAGGGATaagggacataaaaaaaaaagtaaacagtgTAGTATAGAAGTGGGAAGACAATAAACCCTATGTGATGGATAAGGCTTTAGGCTGCATTGCCAACATTCAATGTGTTACAGTGCCAAGGTGTAGATCATATTGTGACACATGAGCAGCTTTGTCCAGCAAGTGAGAGTTTTCTTGCTCACCAGTCTCAACATTAGCAACACTTGCATGACCTAATGAGATCCAGTATAAGAATCATATTTAGTTCTTACAAAgataatgctcagttttgattggCAGAGGTAGTCATTTAATCCTatggtttattttgtttttctgtcttaaaaaaaaaaaaaaaaaaaaaaaaaaaaaaaaaagcatttaggTCCAAAAGTATTGTGGTTCTAGTTTGCAGTGGTATACAGCTGCACTGATCTGAAACTGTGTTTCTCCATTGATTACATATTAATGCAAATATACATATTAAAAGAAAcgtttatataaataaagctgtacatttgaataacaaataaaaaaataagcttATTCAGCAAGGCAATTGTGGTTTTGATAAGCatagttaaaaaataatcatcatagTTAACAAAACATAATCATCTAAAAGTATTAAGTAACATTTCAACGGCGGCGACATTTTGCGTCAAAACTTTTGACGACTCTTTAATCACTTCCTGGTTGAGTATGTGAGCGCGTGTTGGTTAGAAATgtcgccttttctttttcttaaccaccacaaaactaataaaagtgGACTTCTTGGGAGGAAAAGGCGCTACTTTACCTGAGTAGGACTCACATGGCCGAAGAGTGAAAGCTCTCCCCGGGTGAACCTCAAACACGACACACATCGTGGCCCGGCATCGAAGTAGCAGTTGCAGCCCGGTTCGGtaccaccatcaccaccaccggAGCCATGAGATGACGCCGCGGATCGGCGGAGGGCTTCCCCGGCGAGCTCAGCGGGAGTCCCGCGGATGAGGAGGAGGGAGCAAGAACGAGGAGCTGTCCGGGTGCTGAAACGAGTATCCGGCTTCCTTCCACGGTAGCAATGTGGGCGAATTTCACCCCAACGGCATAATAAAGATATTCGCCGATGATTCGTGTGACATTTGCATCGCTCCCATCACgacgtataaaaaaaataaaataaaataagatggaCGAGGGCTCCCCAAGCATGCAACGAGCTTCCCTCACGATTGTCGATTGTGGAGAGCCACGAATGTTTTTATTAGCTTTACGCCCGCCAGGTCGCCCCTCTCCGTTGTCGAGAGCGTTTTTATGGTTTCCAAAAATAAAGATACTATGTGAGTAGAGGGTTTGCCTTCGCGGCAATTGGCTTAAGCGTTTGTCACTCATCGGGATTAGCCAGCCGATGGTTAGCGCGCACATCAATCAATGGATGCTGACCATGTTACACGCTCGTTACACAGCGTGGGAGCtgaaaaacacacaagcacattAACGCCTCACGATTCGTTTTGTTAtaggttttaatttatttgaggGCAGATTTAAACAGCTCTGATTTTGGCACATCGTTGTAGAAAAGTGCACCTGCCACCCAGAGGAATataaccaccaccaccaaaaaaaacaaaaaactaatacagCACATTTCCTTCCAAGGAAGCTCTAATTATTGGTCATATGTTGGGAGTCAATACAAGAGCTTGACATATGATGAACATTTGTGGGCTTAATGTATGCAGGCTTTTCATAAAGTTtgtcttgttttatttgttctaAAATTGCATGCCAGGCTGCAGGTTGCACAACAGGCTGTCAATCTGTTACAGCTCTTGTAGATCTCAACAGCTACCTAATGGAAGTATCAGATGTTGGGTAGTATTGTTACAGTATTCTTAGCAAAAATATTTGAACTCTGAACAAACAAGACAGCAGCAGCTATTAACATCTTACACAACAATGCAAAATAGATAATTGTGGAAATTGCACCTTTACCACATGAAGGACCACAGCAAAAAGTCACCATTCAAGACAGGAAGTTTGTCGAACTTTGGAGAgttttgtttgtgctttttaCATTCTGGCAGTACCAAAACATTTGATAATCAGGGCATCATCACTTACGCCTATTATTTCGTCCATCTCCAATTTCCACTTAAGAAAAACAAGCATGAAATGCTGTGCCAGGTAGAGCTGTTCATGAAACCGAACAGTGAACAATGTTCCCTCTTGTGAACATTTTGACacaagatatatattttttttttagtatattgAGACAATTCCGCATCCAAATTCGTCTAAGAGTTGGGGGATGGTTCTTTTCTGTTTCCAGTCCATGAAAGGAATGCTTGAATGAGTTTGTTATGGAAGAAGCTGCCCATCATATGCCGTTGGATTAGGGGGGAGGGGGAGCCAGGTACACAATTGGCTCTTTCTCTCAATCCAAGACAAAAGCTATTCCGGATGCATGTTCACATATTTCTGAACGTGTAATGGGCAGATGTCCGAATACTTTTGTTCATATAGTGTATCAAAACTGCCCTGACTTGGTGAAAGGAAAGTGACATCTCCTCATACAGGAATAAAAAGTGCCTTTGCTAGATCAAAAACTCTTAACAGCTCAGGTTTTtcatttcagcaaaaaaaaaaaagaaaaagaaaaaaaccctgtACGGTGGCCTAAAATCCGCCTGATATGTTGGCAAAAGCGAAATATTTACACGCATTTTACAAGAGTGCTACGTCACAGCAGGATACTGTAAGAGATGATCAGTGTTATCCTTTTGTAACAGCTAATAGGAACACAATGGAGTCCCAACGGTTGACATCAAAATGACAGCTGAAGGGTAAACTTAACTCAAATGCGTTGCAGCTAAACTTGTGTTGGTCAAATGTTAGTTTGTATCCATCAACCCAGATGGACCAGCGTCATGACCGTGGTGTACTCGTGCTGCAGACAGTCTGTGTCTGTGTCGCACAGCGTGTAGTCATCTTTGACGATGCGGTCGCAACCGATCTCGCCGTTGCCGAAAAGGCCGAAGAGCGGAACCCCAGGGAAGACCTTTTGGAAGGCGTCGGCCTCCACGTTGCTCTGGTCACTGTAGTAATTCTGGCCTCGGCCCACGCACGCGAACATGAAGCCCAGGGTGTTCTTCTCGGGGATTTTGGCGGCTTCCAGCCTGCGGATGGTTGCTTCGGCCGCTTTGGGGCTGCTGACGTCTTGGTCCAAGAGCACCGAGGCGCCCTGCACTTTGGGGCCGCTCAGGGCCAGGCCAACCACGCCGTATGCACCCCGGCCACAACTACGAAGGGCGAGAATGTTGTCAAAGACGGAAAAATACAATACACATGCTTGAGTTCACAAAAGTGATGCTCGTCACTTTAACATCTTCAAAGAGGTGGAAGtaactacattttaaaatatcatgttttaaaataattctattttagcaatcAAAATATCCAAACGCCTTGATACCACCAACGCCAACAATAtattactcaacaaaaatatatatgcaacacttttgtttttgctcccatttttttacgagatgaactcaaagatctaaaaccttCCACATTCACgatatcaccatttctctcaaatattgctcACCAACCAGTGTAAATCTGTGAGActtttgaagacttttttttttttttttttttttttttaagaacttgcGGGAGCCCTGAAAAGcattgcatttatatttttgttgactgtAGTATAAAAATGAATTGTAGAAAAGGCCTCCCCTCTAACAAATGCCTGCTGCTTTCTGTTGAATAACTAAACGCCCTTTGCCACTACATGAGGAAACAGTACTCGTTCTGACACCTGCTTGTTGTTTCTTACCAGAGCCTGGTGGGAAAGGCACTTTCTACAAGTCCCCCTGCAATTAGAGCTTTGCTCTTGGCCAGAGGCTCCAGGATTTGGCCAAGGAAACGCTCTCCTCCAGATTTATACGCCTCATAGACAAACAGGAGCACCACTCTCAACTCTGGGTTGTCGATAAGTCCTATTGGCACAAGCCCATTAACAAAATTCAATACACTTCAGGAGACATTACACTTTTGCAGTAGTCAGCAGAGGTTAAAGCTTAAAACAACCATAAAGGAACAGTATCTCTACTTGCTGTACTATAATGGAAATGTGCATGTGTATTATTAAAGCAAAAACAATGTCATTTTAGTTTTGCGTTTCTTAACACTGCTACACCGAAGGCTGAGAGTGTCTCCACTCACCTGCTTCTTTCAGAGCGCTTGGGGAGAGTGACTTCTGGCAGAAGTGAAATGGCCTGATGTGGATACCCTCCATGCTTGGGAACATGATGGCAAAGCCGGCCTCCCCTTCCTGATGCTCCTCCGGAGGCCTGGAGCGAGAGCCGCTGGGGGTTACTGCATacacaaaaatatgtaaatgcaTTACAGTTACTTGGTGATGGACATACTGCATGTTAAAGACTATACAAATTATTCTAATTATTAGAATTTCTCAACGTTGGCGCCTCAAATCATTGGTCTCCAAAATACAGATGTCCTGACcatgtttaattcattttcacttgactgaAACATGCCAACTCTTCTTATCCCTGATGATCACATTGGAGCtcgctgtacacaggaaaaaatttttaaattatcttGCACCGGCACTCGACATAGGCAAAGCAAGTATGCAACATGCACGTCAAACAACTCATCTTCCGGGTCCCATAAATTCTCTGCAGCAAAGGCTGTATACACAGACTGATACACTTGCACAAAAATCACTCAAAGCTATTTTGCTGATGTGCTTAAGAAAGTGAACATTACAGAAAACATTTCACACACTGATGTCTCATTTCTCCCACACGCTCCACTCTGTGGATCATTCTTCAATGGCCTCCAGTCCATAACCAACATGCATAAATAACTTGTACTTCAGGCTATAAGGAAACCTATTACATGCCATCCCAGCCTTCATACAATGCCATACATAATCCAATCACAGATTTCCTCCAATTGAATTAGAGCCACGGCGACCCCGCGTTGACCCCCCCAAGCAGCAATATCACCAATAAATGAGTGTTATGGCAAACAGCCGGGGCCGCCATTAGGCCTGATCGACGACGGCAGCCTGACAAGCCATCATCCTCGCCAAGGAGAGCCCGCCTGATGGAGAGTCGCTTCTCCGCAGGGTTGTGATTATGTGGAGAAATGGTGAGCGTGGGGTGCCGCAGACGAGGCCATCTATCAGGGGAGGGGGCGAGGGGTGGAAGAAGGCAGGGAGGTGCCGGCCCGCCTGACTCGGCACCGGTGGCGTGGATTAATGCCGAGGCATCTGCAGGAAAGCGGGCGATCCCTTTTCTCAAGTTGCCTGCAAGCTGGTGTGACTTATTCCAGCGTGGAATTTGTAGTGCTTTCGCTGCTGTTTGGAGAACTTGCCTGCCCGCACTTGCCAAGGAAATCCCATTCATGGTGTGAATGCTGTTTgccttttgtattttattacattGAGTTTAAGGGCacaaaataattacaataaaaaatctctgccttgcAACAGATTATCTGGCTCGTTTTAATTCTTATTTTAGCCGCAGAGCTTTGTATCAAGAGCCTAGGGTCACAGATGATACAAATACTAACAAATTTTTCCTCGTACAAGTGGAAGTGCTTTTGCTTGTAATGTTTTATTATGACAGACCACCCAGCATCACGTGACCATGCATGCTCGGTTGCTCAAGTTTGAACCTAGCTCTAAAAGTTTTACGTGCATAATGCAGGGACACAAATGATGGTGTCCTACAATTTCTGCCTACCAACAAGTGATGATGCGGCTAGCTGGCTGAACTTAGTTGAAAGTGCAAGGAGAGTAGAAATTAAACTTACAGACAATTCCCGGTGTAGTAATGCCCATGACGTCACAATTTTTCGGGAAGACCTGAATGAGCTCCTCAACTGGACTGTGGCGCCTCCTCTTTGctttggggaagaaaaaaaaaactaatagctTATAGCTGGATCAGTTATCAAGCATGAAACATAAAAGCATTGTTGTAGCATTGAATACAAACCTTTTTTCTGTATGTAGCAGTGACGTGTAACCTTGAAGGCCTCGCAGTCCACCAACGCTAGGACCGTTTTGGGCAGGAGAAACACTTTCTGTAAATACAAAAAGTGCTATGGTTAAAACAACTCTCGTTCAGAACTCTTCTTTCTGTGTATTTTATTCCCGTTATATAGCTATATCTGTACGTAAAACTGCATATATTTTGCCATTGATAAAGCTGAACCTT
Above is a genomic segment from Festucalex cinctus isolate MCC-2025b chromosome 4, RoL_Fcin_1.0, whole genome shotgun sequence containing:
- the fbxo22 gene encoding F-box only protein 22, producing the protein MDANPGFDIPASDNKATYVLSNVVEVVERILTFVPTKSLLRIASVCRLWSNCARRVLRTQQQLTWVSACGPSTTEAHALCNALAEEVEKVFLLPKTVLALVDCEAFKVTRHCYIQKKAKRRRHSPVEELIQVFPKNCDVMGITTPGIVLTPSGSRSRPPEEHQEGEAGFAIMFPSMEGIHIRPFHFCQKSLSPSALKEAGLIDNPELRVVLLFVYEAYKSGGERFLGQILEPLAKSKALIAGGLVESAFPTRLCCGRGAYGVVGLALSGPKVQGASVLLDQDVSSPKAAEATIRRLEAAKIPEKNTLGFMFACVGRGQNYYSDQSNVEADAFQKVFPGVPLFGLFGNGEIGCDRIVKDDYTLCDTDTDCLQHEYTTVMTLVHLG